The sequence TTCACAATTGCCATAAAAGATTGTCACAGAAAAATGCTTGTGAGGCTTCGCGCATTTTTCGGACGCACTAAAAGAATACAGGGACAACATGACTATTTTCGACAAGACTGAGCGTGGCCGTACCGAAATAGCCACCCGTGGCCAGGCTGTGGCGCCGCGCTTGCGCACGCTGCTGTTGCTGGTCGACGGCAAGACCGGCAGCGATGAACTGTTGAGAAAAGTAGCGGGCCTCGGACTGAGCCAGGAACATCTGGACGAGCTGCTGCAGGCCGGCCTGATCCAGGCCAGCAGCGACGCTGGCAGCACCGCTCCTGTAGCAGCCGCTGCCGCAGCAACGACTGCCGGCACTAGCGCAGCCGCGGCATCGCCCGCACCTGCGACAGCAAAGAGCATCGCCGCTGCTGCTTCAGCCACGCCAGAGCAAATACTCCCTCCCGGCCAGACCCAGTTCGAAGCGATCTACCATTTCTATAACGACACCATCAAGAGCATGATCGGCCTGCGCGGCTACGGCCTGCAGCTGCGGGTCGAGCGCGCCAGCAGCGTGCAGGACTTCCGCGAGCTGCGCCAGGCTTACCTGGAAGCGGTGCTCAAGGCCAAGGGCGAGGAAATCGCGCGCAGCCTGCGCGGCCGGCTGGATCAGTTGCTGTACCTGGGCGAACGGCCGCAAACCTGAATCGTAGGGTGGGCAGGTTTTCCTGCTCACGCTGAATGCACTCCTCGATTGGTCAACGTTCCGCGTGGGCATAACTGCCCACCCTACCAGTCTGAGCATGGCGAGCATAAAAAAGCGTGGCAGAAAAACTCAGCCACGCTTTTTTTGTATCCGGAGGCAGCGCTTGCCGCGCTTGATCCGTGCAAGAATTATTCGATGCCCTGGCTGCTCAGGTAATCCTCGTAGGAGCCCTGGAAGTCGACCACTTCATTTTCCTTGACTTCCAATACCCGTGTCGCCAGCGAAGAAACGAACTCGCGGTCATGCGAAACGAAGATCAGCGTGCCGGCATATTTTTCCAGCGCGATGTTCAGCGATTCGATCGACTCCATATCCATGTGGTTGGTCGGCTCATCCAGCAGCAGCACATTGTGACGGCCCAGCATCAGCTTGCCGTACATCATGCGGCCCTTCTCACCACCCGACAGCACCTTCACCGATTTCTTGACGTCGTCGCCGCTGAACAGCAGGCGGCCGAGGCTGGAACGCACTGCCTGGTCATCGTCGCCTTCTTGGGTCCATTGGCCCATCCAGTCGGTCAGCGTCTTGTCGGTAGCAAAATCTTCAGTCGGATCTTGCGGCATGTAGCCGACGTTAGCGTTTTCCGCCCACTTGACCATGCCGCTGTCGGCATCCAGGCCAGCGATATCGTGGCCGCCGATGCTGCGCAACAGCGTGGTTTTACCCGCGCCGTTGGCGCCGATGATGGCGATTTTCTCGCCGGCTTCCACCATGATGCTGAAATGCTTGAACAGTGGACGGTCATAGGCCTTGCTGATGCCTTGCACTTCCACCGCCAGGCGGTGCAGCTTTTTCTCGCCGTCGAAACGCACGAAAGGATTGGCGCGGCTGGATGGCTTGACATCCTCGACCTTGATTTTTTCGATCTGCTTGGCGCGCGAGGTAGCCTGGCGCGCTTTCGATTTGTTGGCCGAGAAGCGGCGCACGAAATCCTGCAGTTCCGCGACCTTGTCCTTGGCCTTGGCATTCACCGACAGTTGCTGCGCGCGCGCTTGCGAGGACGCCAGCATGTAGTCGTCGTAATTGCCTGGATAGACCTTCAAGGTGCCGTAATCCATGTCCGCCATATGGGTACACACCTGGTTCAGGAAGTGGCGGTCATGGGAAATGATGATCATGGTGGAGTTGCGCTGGTTCAGCACATCTTCCAGCCAGCGGATGGTGTTGATGTCGAGGTTGTTGGTCGGCTCGTCCAGCAGCAGGATGTCCGGATTGGAAAACAGCGCCTGCGCCAGCAGCACGCGCAGCTTCCAGCCGGGAGCAACGCTGCTCATCAGGCCCTGGTGCTGCTCGATCGCCACGCCTACGCCCAGCAGCAGTTCGCCGGCGCGCGCTTCCGCGGTGTAGCCGTCGTACTCGGCGAACTTGGCTTCCAGGTCGGCCGCCTTCATGTAGTCGTCGTCGGTGGCTTCCGGATTGGCATAGATCGCATCGCGCTCAGCCATTGCCGCCCACATTTCGGTGTGGCCCATCATGACCACGTCCAGCACGCGCATCTCTTCAAACGCGAATTGATCCTGGCGCAATTTACCCAGGCGCTCGTTCTGGTCCAGCATCACGTTGCCGGCCGAGGACTCCAGGTCGCCGCCCAGAATCTTCATGAAAGTGGACTTGCCGCAACCGTTGGCGCCGATCAGGCCGTAGCGGTTGCCGTCGCCGAATTTGACGGAAATGTTTTCAAACAGCGGCTTGGGGCCGAACTGCATCGTGATATTTGCGGTGGACAGCATTTTGGCTTTGGTTCTTTTCTTAATTGAATCATGGGGTTAGGTGGCGGCATTATACAGTATCCACATTTGTGCACTGCATGAGTCCATATAAAACAACGACTTACCGCCACATTTCCCATCATTCATCCCTGCCCGGCGGCAGGTACTAGGACTGCTGCGTGACCAAAGACGCCGCCAGCCGGCCGACCTGCGCATGTACCGCATCGCGCGCGGCAGCCGGCCCCGGCGTGCCGGTCAAATAGCTGGCGACCAGCAGCGGCGCGCCATCCGGCGACAGCAGCATGCCGATATCGTTGGCAGTGCCCTGGTCACCGGTGCCGGTCTTGTCGGCAACGCGCCAGCCGGACGGCAGCAAGGCGCGCAGGCGCTTGTCGCCGGTCTTGTTGACCAGCAGCCAGTCGGTGAGTTGTTGGCGCGACGTGCCCGACAGATTTCCACCGAGTAATATCTCGCGCAAGCTGGACACCATGGCGCTGGGAGTGGTGGTATCGCGCGGGTCGCCGGGAGCGGCCTCGTTCAAGTGCGGCTCAATGCGGTCCAGGCGGGTCATCTTGTCGCCTGACGCACGCATGTAGGCCGTCAGCTGCGCCGGGCCGCCGAAACTGTGCAGCAGCAGGTTGGCGGCGGTATTGTCGCTTTGCGTGATGGCCGCTTCGCACAGCTCAGCCACCGTCATGCCGCCAGCGCCCGTGTGGTGTTCCGTCACTGGCGAATAAGGCACCAGGTCGGCCTTCTGGTAGCGGATGCGCCGCGTCAGCTGTTCCTTGCCCTGGTCGACGCGTTTCAGCACGAAGGCGGAGGCCAGCAGCTTGAAGGTGCTGCACATGGGAAAACGCTCGCCGCCACGATAGGCGTAGGTCTGCCCGGAATGGCTGTCGAAGATGGCGACACCCAGCCGGCCGCCGCTTTTGGCTTCGATCTGGCGCAATTGCTCAACCACGGGATGCGCCGAAGGTGTATTAGTAATGCCCCAGGATTTCTGTGTCCAGGCGCCAATAGCCAGTGTGCCGAATGCCATGCCGAGATTGCCGGCGAATTGACGTCGATTCATGTTTTTCCTCTCAAGTCGATAAGCAAGGCGTTCACGATAACCACTCGCCGGCGATCTCTCAAGCTACAATATCCTAATGAAGTCATAAGAAATACTAGGCCTGATCGCCTTAAGCCTTAAAGGAAGAACCATGCACCTGCCACTGAACGCGCTGCGCGCTTTTGAAGTTTCGGCGCGCTTTCTCAGCTTTACCCGCGCCGCCTCGGAGCTGAACGTTACCCAGGCCGCCATCAGCCAGCAGGTGAAAAACCTGGAAGAACGCATGGGAGTCCAGCTGTTCAGGCGGCTGCCGCGCGGCCTGGCGCTGACCGCCGAGGGCATTGCGCTGCTGCCGGTGCTGGCGGAATCCTTCGGCCGCATCGGCTCGGTGCTGGAACAGTTCCAGGATAGCCGCGGCCGCTCGCGCGAAGTACTGACGGTAGGCGCGGTAGGCACCTTCGCGGTGGGCTGGCTGATTCCGCGCCTGCGTGATTTCCAGCAAGCTCATCCCTTCGTCGATTTTCGGCTGTTCACCAACAATAACCGGGTCGATATCGCCGGCGAAGGCCTCGACTATGCGATCCGTTTCGGCGACGGCGCCTGGCACGGCACCGATGCCGAAGCCTTGCTGGCGGCGCCGCTGACGCCGATGTGTTCGCCTGCCCTGGCGCCCTACCTGCGCGATCCGGCCGACCTCGGCAGCCAGATGCTGCTGAGCTCCTACCGCAGCGACGAATGGGCGATCTGGTTCGCCGCCGCCGGCCACGCCTGCCCGGTATTGCGCGGCACGGTATTCGATTCTTCGCTGACGATGGCGGAAGCCGCAGCGCAAGGCGCCGGCGTGGCGCTGCTGCCGGCCCGCATGTTCGCGCGGGAACTGCAGCAGGGGCGGCTGATACGGCCGTTTGAGGTAGAGATCAGCAGCGGCAGCTACTGGCTGACGCGCCTCAAGTCAAAGCAGGCGACACCGGCCATGCAGGTATTCCAGGAGTGGCTGCACCATGCAGCCGCCCAGTAACGCTCCCGGCCTGCCGCGCTTCAGGCAGATAGCGTGAGCGGGTTCTGGAAAGCCAGCCGGAAGCCGTCGGCATCGGCATCCAGTTTGGCCTGTGCACCCACCGGCAAGGTCACCTTGTCGCGGATATGGCCGAACGGCAGACCGGTAAGGATAGGCACCGAAACGTTGGCGCGCAGATAGGCCAGCATGGCGTCGAAGTCGTAGCCGTTGTCGTGCTCGGCCAGCCGGTAGTCGGAAAAAGCGCCCAGCACGATCGCTTGCTGCCGCCCCAGGATGCCTGCGTATTGCAGCTGCAACATCATCCGTTCGATACGGTAAGGGTGCTCGCCGATATCTTCCAGAAACAAGATACCGTCTTCGATCTGCGGCAGATAGGAGCTGCCGACCAGATGCGTCAGCATCGCCAGGTTGCCGCCCCAAAGCGTGCCGCTGACATGCAGCGTCGGGTTGCCGGCAGCGGCGACCTGTATCGCCTGCTCCGGCTGGCGCAGCGCTTGCCAAAAGTGCGACATCGTAAACTCGCTCAGTTCGGCGACGCCGAAATCCGCGCACAGCATCGGCCCCGCCAGGCTGACCGCGCCGGTCTGCGCAAACAAGGCCAGGTGCAAGGCGGTGACATCGCTGTGGCCGACAAAGATCTTCTTGCTGGCCGCCAGGCGGCGAAAATCCAGCAACGGCAGCAGGCGCGACATGCCGTAGCTGCCGCGCAATACCAGCACGATTTGCACATGCGGATTATCGATGGCCTCATAAATCTGTTCCACCCGGGCGGCAT comes from Collimonas pratensis and encodes:
- a CDS encoding ABC-F family ATPase, whose protein sequence is MLSTANITMQFGPKPLFENISVKFGDGNRYGLIGANGCGKSTFMKILGGDLESSAGNVMLDQNERLGKLRQDQFAFEEMRVLDVVMMGHTEMWAAMAERDAIYANPEATDDDYMKAADLEAKFAEYDGYTAEARAGELLLGVGVAIEQHQGLMSSVAPGWKLRVLLAQALFSNPDILLLDEPTNNLDINTIRWLEDVLNQRNSTMIIISHDRHFLNQVCTHMADMDYGTLKVYPGNYDDYMLASSQARAQQLSVNAKAKDKVAELQDFVRRFSANKSKARQATSRAKQIEKIKVEDVKPSSRANPFVRFDGEKKLHRLAVEVQGISKAYDRPLFKHFSIMVEAGEKIAIIGANGAGKTTLLRSIGGHDIAGLDADSGMVKWAENANVGYMPQDPTEDFATDKTLTDWMGQWTQEGDDDQAVRSSLGRLLFSGDDVKKSVKVLSGGEKGRMMYGKLMLGRHNVLLLDEPTNHMDMESIESLNIALEKYAGTLIFVSHDREFVSSLATRVLEVKENEVVDFQGSYEDYLSSQGIE
- the bla gene encoding class A beta-lactamase, which codes for MNRRQFAGNLGMAFGTLAIGAWTQKSWGITNTPSAHPVVEQLRQIEAKSGGRLGVAIFDSHSGQTYAYRGGERFPMCSTFKLLASAFVLKRVDQGKEQLTRRIRYQKADLVPYSPVTEHHTGAGGMTVAELCEAAITQSDNTAANLLLHSFGGPAQLTAYMRASGDKMTRLDRIEPHLNEAAPGDPRDTTTPSAMVSSLREILLGGNLSGTSRQQLTDWLLVNKTGDKRLRALLPSGWRVADKTGTGDQGTANDIGMLLSPDGAPLLVASYLTGTPGPAAARDAVHAQVGRLAASLVTQQS
- a CDS encoding LysR family transcriptional regulator, whose amino-acid sequence is MHLPLNALRAFEVSARFLSFTRAASELNVTQAAISQQVKNLEERMGVQLFRRLPRGLALTAEGIALLPVLAESFGRIGSVLEQFQDSRGRSREVLTVGAVGTFAVGWLIPRLRDFQQAHPFVDFRLFTNNNRVDIAGEGLDYAIRFGDGAWHGTDAEALLAAPLTPMCSPALAPYLRDPADLGSQMLLSSYRSDEWAIWFAAAGHACPVLRGTVFDSSLTMAEAAAQGAGVALLPARMFARELQQGRLIRPFEVEISSGSYWLTRLKSKQATPAMQVFQEWLHHAAAQ
- the ldcA gene encoding muramoyltetrapeptide carboxypeptidase, which gives rise to MTENTQVQPPAAIGVAVIAPGGYANDEAALARGIQALQQQGCVVYDYYDPAAKFQRFGGTDAARVEQIYEAIDNPHVQIVLVLRGSYGMSRLLPLLDFRRLAASKKIFVGHSDVTALHLALFAQTGAVSLAGPMLCADFGVAELSEFTMSHFWQALRQPEQAIQVAAAGNPTLHVSGTLWGGNLAMLTHLVGSSYLPQIEDGILFLEDIGEHPYRIERMMLQLQYAGILGRQQAIVLGAFSDYRLAEHDNGYDFDAMLAYLRANVSVPILTGLPFGHIRDKVTLPVGAQAKLDADADGFRLAFQNPLTLSA